The following are encoded together in the Capsulimonas corticalis genome:
- a CDS encoding SLOG family protein has product MNVAVVGSREFAPIELVWEFLRDWSGPVTRIISGGARGVDTAAARYARAHGIPLTEIRADWSLGRRAGPLRNREIVAACDLVLAFWDGSSPGTRSTLTFAEAQGKAAWVIPQNGLAYEYLGDASLFSARFPG; this is encoded by the coding sequence ATGAACGTCGCCGTGGTCGGCTCACGCGAGTTTGCGCCGATCGAGCTGGTATGGGAGTTTTTACGGGACTGGTCCGGGCCGGTCACACGGATCATCTCCGGCGGAGCGCGCGGGGTGGACACCGCGGCGGCGCGTTACGCGCGGGCGCATGGGATTCCGCTGACGGAGATCCGGGCGGATTGGAGTTTGGGACGGCGCGCGGGACCGCTGCGCAATCGCGAGATTGTCGCCGCCTGCGATCTCGTGCTGGCGTTCTGGGACGGATCGTCGCCGGGAACGCGCTCGACTCTGACCTTCGCCGAGGCGCAGGGCAAAGCCGCGTGGGTTATTCCCCAGAACGGCCTGGCTTACGAGTATCTGGGAGACGCTTCGCTCTTTTCCGCGCGGTTTCCAGGCTGA
- a CDS encoding GNAT family N-acetyltransferase → MIAKIRPALWPDDLAAIGELDRSFVTDRLYRPRRGELSFQLVEETAASPIHKVYALDLEERAMWDCALVAEDRQGVMGFAAAQVAAWNRRVVIQHLYVASRARGKGAGTQLLDGLESFARAVSARCLWLETQNINHPAIQFYRRAGFQFCGYDDSLYDPASLEQEEIALYFQRPISQK, encoded by the coding sequence ATGATCGCCAAAATACGCCCCGCGCTATGGCCCGATGACCTTGCCGCGATTGGCGAGCTGGACCGTTCGTTTGTGACGGACCGCCTCTACCGTCCCCGGCGCGGCGAGCTGTCTTTTCAGCTTGTCGAAGAGACTGCGGCGTCGCCGATCCATAAAGTCTACGCGCTGGATCTGGAGGAGCGCGCGATGTGGGACTGCGCCCTTGTGGCGGAGGATCGCCAGGGCGTGATGGGGTTCGCGGCGGCCCAGGTCGCCGCCTGGAACCGGCGCGTCGTGATCCAGCATCTGTATGTCGCGTCCCGCGCCCGGGGCAAGGGCGCCGGAACTCAGCTTCTGGACGGCCTCGAATCCTTCGCTCGCGCTGTCTCCGCCCGCTGCTTGTGGCTGGAGACCCAGAATATCAATCACCCCGCCATTCAATTCTACCGCCGTGCAGGCTTTCAATTCTGCGGGTACGACGACAGCCTTTATGATCCCGCCTCCTTGGAGCAAGAGGAGATTGCTTTGTACTTTCAGCGGCCGATCTCTCAAAAATAA
- a CDS encoding PP2C family protein-serine/threonine phosphatase, whose amino-acid sequence MQAPKPPTEAERLAALARYEILDSSPEEEFEEVTRLAARLCNAPIALISLVDHARQWFLSEVGMGVRETPLNMSICAHAILEPDVLVVPDTREDARFADNPLVTGDPHLRFYAGALLETDDGHALGTLCVLDYKTRGLTDEQKDVLRLLSGQVMKQLELRRLVRQQAQAIAEKEEARVMLDAAYAHEKQIAVTLQRSLLMDVADRTFPGLDVAALYEAAWSEADVGGDFYDLFTLSADEVAMVVGDVAGKGLGAAARTAEVKYALRAFHQEYPDPARTLTRLNNFICQFHDYSTEAEPRFVVLLLGVINIHTGVTTLAFAGAEPPILLREDGAVEIITGVGYPLGIFAGTDYETTVIHLAPGDTLLMATDGLTDARHDGEFLGQNGLANFIVQARGAATLKGLGQRVVDLAKEFAGGPMRDDMCLLLARRTSQ is encoded by the coding sequence TTGCAGGCGCCAAAACCCCCCACGGAAGCAGAACGGCTCGCCGCTCTCGCTCGATACGAGATTCTCGACTCCTCGCCCGAAGAAGAATTTGAAGAAGTGACCCGGCTGGCGGCGCGCCTGTGCAATGCGCCGATCGCCCTGATCAGTTTGGTCGATCACGCCCGGCAGTGGTTTCTGTCGGAAGTGGGCATGGGCGTGCGGGAAACGCCGCTCAATATGTCCATCTGCGCGCACGCCATTCTGGAGCCGGATGTCCTGGTGGTGCCCGACACCCGCGAGGATGCGCGTTTCGCCGACAACCCGCTGGTGACCGGAGACCCGCATCTGCGGTTTTACGCGGGCGCTCTGCTCGAAACCGACGATGGGCATGCGCTCGGAACGCTGTGCGTCTTAGACTACAAAACACGGGGGCTGACGGACGAGCAAAAAGATGTTCTGCGCCTGCTTTCAGGTCAGGTGATGAAGCAGCTGGAGCTGCGCCGTCTGGTGCGCCAGCAGGCGCAGGCCATCGCCGAGAAGGAAGAAGCGCGCGTGATGCTGGACGCCGCGTACGCGCACGAAAAGCAGATCGCCGTCACCCTCCAGCGTTCGCTTCTGATGGACGTGGCCGACCGGACATTTCCCGGCCTGGATGTCGCCGCGCTTTACGAGGCCGCGTGGAGCGAAGCGGATGTCGGCGGTGATTTCTACGATCTCTTCACGCTGAGCGCGGACGAAGTCGCGATGGTGGTGGGCGATGTGGCGGGCAAGGGCCTGGGCGCGGCGGCGCGGACGGCGGAGGTCAAATACGCGCTCCGCGCGTTCCATCAGGAGTATCCCGACCCCGCGCGGACGCTCACCCGTCTCAACAACTTCATCTGCCAGTTTCACGACTACTCGACGGAAGCCGAGCCCCGGTTCGTGGTCCTCTTGCTGGGCGTCATCAATATCCATACGGGAGTAACCACGCTGGCCTTCGCGGGCGCCGAACCGCCGATCCTGCTGCGTGAAGACGGCGCCGTCGAGATCATCACCGGCGTCGGCTACCCCCTCGGAATCTTCGCGGGAACCGACTACGAAACCACCGTGATTCACCTCGCTCCCGGCGACACCCTTCTCATGGCGACGGACGGTCTGACGGACGCTCGCCACGACGGCGAGTTTTTGGGGCAGAACGGCCTGGCGAACTTCATCGTCCAGGCGCGCGGCGCCGCCACACTGAAGGGCCTGGGACAGCGCGTCGTCGATCTCGCCAAAGAGTTCGCCGGCGGCCCCATGCGCGACGACATGTGCCTGCTGCTCGCGCGGCGGACGTCGCAGTAA
- a CDS encoding nucleoside hydrolase, translating to MQTLPILLDTDLGSDIDDAVALAYLLRQPRCELLGITTVTGEPEKRASLADAICRAGGRTDIPIHVGVEAPLLAAPRQPHAPQTAALEGGAWAHETFGRENTAIAFLRETIRARPGEVTLLAIGPLTNIALLFALDPEIPALLKQLTLMGGQYFRNTHHGSEPCEWNILCDPHAAAMVFAAPVPRITAVGLDVTTQCTMPADECRRRFTAAAGVLAPVAAMADIWFKNSPISTFHDPLAAALIFEPSLCETVTGKVLVELVSPYATGQTLVQSYGHGPHYLASEVSPETFFAHYFAVVGG from the coding sequence ATGCAAACCCTACCGATCCTGCTCGACACCGATCTCGGCTCCGACATCGACGACGCCGTCGCGCTCGCGTATCTCCTGCGTCAGCCGCGCTGCGAACTATTGGGGATTACCACCGTCACCGGCGAGCCTGAAAAGCGCGCGTCCCTGGCCGACGCGATCTGCCGGGCGGGCGGACGCACGGACATCCCGATTCATGTCGGCGTGGAGGCCCCGCTCCTGGCGGCGCCGCGCCAGCCGCACGCGCCGCAAACCGCCGCGCTCGAAGGGGGCGCCTGGGCGCATGAAACGTTTGGCCGCGAAAACACGGCGATCGCGTTCCTGCGCGAGACAATCCGCGCGCGTCCCGGCGAAGTGACGCTGCTCGCCATCGGCCCGCTCACGAATATCGCCCTGCTGTTCGCGCTGGACCCCGAGATTCCCGCTCTGCTCAAGCAGCTCACGCTCATGGGCGGCCAGTACTTTCGGAACACTCACCATGGCTCGGAGCCGTGCGAATGGAATATCCTGTGCGACCCGCACGCCGCCGCGATGGTCTTCGCCGCGCCCGTTCCGCGCATCACCGCCGTCGGCCTCGACGTCACAACCCAATGCACGATGCCCGCCGACGAATGCCGCCGCCGCTTCACCGCCGCCGCCGGCGTCCTCGCCCCCGTCGCCGCCATGGCTGATATCTGGTTCAAGAACAGCCCCATCTCCACCTTCCACGATCCACTCGCCGCCGCCCTGATCTTCGAACCCTCCCTCTGCGAAACAGTCACCGGAAAAGTCCTCGTCGAACTGGTCAGCCCTTACGCCACGGGACAGACCCTAGTCCAATCGTACGGCCACGGCCCGCACTACCTGGCGTCCGAGGTATCGCCGGAGACGTTCTTCGCCCATTACTTTGCGGTTGTGGGCGGCTGA
- a CDS encoding PadR family transcriptional regulator, whose protein sequence is MKDQQHLDGDQGGRGRHGGRCGAGGPGRRGERMERGSLRFVLLDALRDGPRHGYEIIKAMEERTHGQWSPSAGAVYPALQYLNDLDLVRAAADGDRRVYELTAAGRAELETQADRVEGFWTRFAAEAPSPSSQHEVGFLQEELEDLSRTIWRGLREAIGSGDREAIRRVRAVVERSRNEIRDLIAAGGNEVPGPDAERK, encoded by the coding sequence ATGAAAGACCAGCAGCATCTCGACGGCGATCAGGGCGGACGCGGGCGGCATGGCGGGCGCTGCGGCGCCGGCGGGCCGGGGCGGCGCGGGGAGCGGATGGAGCGCGGCTCGCTGCGCTTCGTGCTGCTGGACGCCCTGCGCGACGGGCCGCGCCATGGTTATGAGATTATCAAGGCGATGGAGGAGCGGACGCATGGGCAGTGGTCGCCGAGCGCGGGGGCGGTCTATCCGGCGCTGCAATATCTGAACGACCTGGATCTGGTGAGGGCGGCGGCCGACGGCGACCGGCGCGTTTACGAGCTGACGGCGGCGGGCCGCGCCGAGCTGGAGACGCAGGCGGATCGGGTGGAGGGGTTCTGGACACGCTTCGCGGCGGAAGCGCCGTCGCCGTCCAGCCAGCACGAAGTCGGGTTTCTTCAGGAAGAACTGGAAGATCTGTCGCGGACGATCTGGCGTGGCTTGCGAGAGGCCATCGGCAGTGGGGACCGGGAAGCGATCCGCCGGGTGCGCGCCGTGGTCGAGCGCTCGCGCAATGAGATCCGAGATCTGATCGCCGCCGGCGGCAATGAGGTCCCTGGACCCGACGCGGAGAGAAAGTAG
- a CDS encoding ABC transporter ATP-binding protein — protein MRALRKLGSFLKPYWRWAALAPLMMALEVAMDLMQPRLVQRMVDQGIAHSDMALVLHTGALQVACAVIGMFAGMGCTYFAVLAGQGFGADLRERLFGKIQSLSFGNLDHLDTGSLITRLTNDVTQVQEVVMMVLRIMVRVPLLLVGSLIMGVLTSPRLSLLFLILIPVISAALAAIIRKTSPLYSQVQKRLDALNTVLQENLSGVRVVKAFARSQHEERRFADANDQLMTQNITAARLGALTMPVVMLTLNFGVVAALWFGGAQVDAGQLRIGQVIAFINYLMQTLVSLTMASMLILRFSRGEASALRIEEVLDSVPAIQPAPNAITLAQTRGRIVFEDVRFAYDGQDHDPVLTGVSFTAEPGQTVAILGATGAGKSSLVNLVPRFYDVAGGRVTIDGQDVRSLSEKSLRGHVGIALQESVLFSGSIRDNIKYGRPEASDDDVVAAAKMAQAHDFIMGFPEGYDTVVGQRGVNLSGGQKQRIAIARVLATGADILILDDSTSAVDVQTEARIQQALAEHREGRTSLVVAQRISTVLGADKILVLDDGRIAAEGTHRELLTSSPIYREIYESQMENGVITDGGE, from the coding sequence ATGCGCGCGCTCCGAAAACTGGGAAGCTTTTTGAAGCCCTACTGGCGCTGGGCGGCGCTCGCGCCGCTGATGATGGCGCTGGAGGTCGCGATGGACCTGATGCAGCCGCGTCTGGTGCAGCGGATGGTCGATCAAGGCATCGCGCACTCGGATATGGCGCTCGTGCTGCATACGGGCGCCTTGCAGGTCGCCTGCGCCGTCATCGGGATGTTCGCGGGCATGGGCTGCACTTACTTCGCGGTGCTGGCGGGCCAGGGGTTCGGCGCGGACCTGCGCGAGCGGCTCTTTGGGAAGATCCAATCGCTGTCGTTCGGAAATCTGGACCACCTGGACACCGGCTCGCTGATCACGCGGCTGACCAACGACGTCACGCAGGTGCAGGAAGTCGTCATGATGGTGCTGCGCATCATGGTGCGCGTCCCGCTGCTGCTGGTGGGAAGCTTGATCATGGGCGTGCTGACGAGCCCGCGCCTGTCGCTGCTCTTTTTGATCTTAATTCCGGTGATTTCGGCGGCGCTGGCGGCGATCATCCGCAAGACTTCCCCGCTGTACAGCCAGGTGCAGAAGCGGCTGGATGCGCTCAATACGGTGCTTCAGGAGAATCTGTCGGGCGTGCGCGTGGTCAAAGCCTTCGCCCGCTCCCAGCACGAAGAACGGCGTTTCGCGGATGCGAACGACCAATTGATGACGCAGAATATCACGGCGGCGCGCCTGGGCGCGCTGACCATGCCGGTCGTTATGCTCACCCTGAACTTCGGCGTGGTCGCGGCGCTCTGGTTCGGCGGCGCGCAGGTGGACGCCGGGCAGCTGCGCATCGGTCAGGTCATCGCCTTTATCAACTATTTGATGCAGACTTTGGTCTCCCTGACGATGGCGAGCATGCTGATCCTGCGCTTTTCGCGCGGCGAGGCGTCGGCCCTGCGCATCGAAGAAGTGCTGGACAGCGTCCCCGCCATCCAGCCGGCGCCAAACGCGATCACGCTCGCTCAAACGCGCGGGCGGATCGTCTTTGAAGACGTGCGCTTTGCGTATGACGGCCAGGACCACGATCCCGTGCTGACCGGAGTCTCCTTCACGGCGGAGCCGGGACAGACGGTGGCGATCCTTGGCGCGACCGGCGCCGGCAAATCGAGCCTGGTGAACCTGGTCCCGCGCTTCTACGATGTCGCCGGCGGCCGCGTCACGATCGATGGGCAGGATGTCCGGTCGCTGAGTGAAAAGTCCCTGCGCGGCCATGTCGGGATCGCGCTGCAAGAATCGGTTCTCTTCAGCGGCTCCATTCGCGATAACATCAAATACGGACGCCCCGAGGCAAGCGATGACGACGTCGTCGCGGCGGCGAAGATGGCGCAGGCGCACGACTTTATCATGGGGTTCCCCGAAGGGTATGACACGGTGGTGGGCCAGCGCGGCGTCAACCTCTCCGGCGGACAGAAGCAGCGCATCGCCATCGCCCGCGTGCTGGCGACCGGCGCGGATATCCTGATCCTGGACGACAGCACCAGCGCCGTCGATGTTCAGACGGAGGCGCGGATTCAGCAGGCGCTGGCGGAGCATCGTGAGGGCCGAACGAGCCTGGTCGTAGCCCAGCGGATCAGCACCGTGCTCGGCGCCGATAAGATCCTCGTGCTCGATGACGGCCGGATCGCCGCCGAGGGGACGCACCGCGAGCTGCTGACCTCCAGTCCGATCTACCGGGAGATCTATGAATCGCAGATGGAAAACGGAGTAATCACGGATGGCGGAGAATAA
- a CDS encoding ABC transporter permease, with translation MAENKAQKEDAAPPPLMGRGFGPGARMMGKVEKAKDRRGVLRRLWGYLRHQRAALIATAVMVAASVFLNLAGPFLLGRAIDKYILRRDLHGLAHLCVLMLIVYAANSLLTWLQSYIMAGASQRTVREIRKDLFARLQHLPLGFFDRRPNGELMSRLTNDVENINQVLSDSVTQIVSGVLNTVGVTVAMLLLNVQLTAVTLITITTITVALNRWVATRTRAQFRLQQAALGKLNGFIEETITAQRVVKAYHQEPAVITEFAASNRELRQAATRA, from the coding sequence ATGGCGGAGAATAAGGCTCAGAAAGAAGACGCGGCGCCCCCGCCGCTGATGGGGCGGGGCTTCGGGCCGGGCGCGCGGATGATGGGCAAGGTCGAAAAGGCCAAGGACCGGCGCGGCGTCCTGCGCCGACTCTGGGGATACCTGCGCCACCAGCGCGCCGCGCTGATCGCCACGGCGGTCATGGTCGCCGCCAGCGTCTTCCTGAACCTGGCGGGACCGTTTCTGCTTGGCCGCGCCATCGATAAGTACATCCTGCGCCGCGATCTGCACGGACTCGCGCATCTTTGCGTGCTGATGCTGATCGTCTACGCCGCCAACTCCCTGCTGACCTGGCTTCAAAGCTACATCATGGCCGGCGCGTCTCAGCGCACCGTCCGCGAGATCCGAAAAGATCTGTTCGCGCGTCTCCAGCATCTGCCGCTGGGCTTTTTTGATCGGAGGCCGAACGGCGAGTTGATGAGCCGACTGACCAACGACGTCGAGAATATCAATCAGGTGCTTTCGGACAGCGTGACGCAGATCGTCTCCGGCGTTCTGAACACCGTCGGCGTGACGGTGGCGATGCTGCTGCTCAATGTCCAGCTCACCGCCGTGACTCTCATCACAATCACGACCATCACCGTGGCGCTGAACCGCTGGGTCGCCACCCGAACGCGCGCGCAGTTTCGATTGCAGCAGGCGGCGCTGGGCAAATTGAATGGATTTATCGAAGAGACCATCACCGCGCAGCGCGTCGTCAAGGCGTACCATCAGGAGCCGGCGGTGATCACCGAATTCGCCGCCTCCAATCGGGAGCTGCGCCAGGCGGCGACGCGCGCTTAG
- a CDS encoding ABC transporter ATP-binding protein — protein MNFVSNLGLAIVAGVGGVLAVRGAITVGAIATFINYTRQFGRPLNDIANLYNSIQSAMAGAERVFEIIDEPMEVDAPDARPLAQIQGEVVFDDVSFSYVPGAPVLKNVSLDARPGQVIALIGPTGAGKTTIVNLLTRFYEIDSGRITIDGQDIRKIKKEDLRRQLGIVLQDTFLFTGTVRDNIKYGRLEATNDEVTAAAKLANADVFIRRLPGAYDTVLSERGGNLSQGQRQLLAIARAILADPRILILDEATSSVDTRTEKHIQEAMLRLMHGRTSFVIAHRLSTIREADQILVINRGEIIERGNHVELVAQNGFYARLSANQFQATADDAPPVSLVK, from the coding sequence ATGAACTTCGTCAGCAACCTCGGCTTGGCGATCGTCGCGGGCGTCGGCGGCGTCCTCGCCGTGCGCGGCGCGATTACCGTCGGCGCGATCGCGACATTCATCAATTACACCCGCCAGTTCGGGCGGCCCCTCAACGATATCGCGAACCTGTACAACTCGATCCAATCCGCGATGGCGGGCGCCGAGCGCGTCTTTGAGATCATCGATGAACCCATGGAAGTCGACGCGCCCGACGCCCGCCCGCTCGCCCAGATCCAGGGCGAAGTCGTGTTCGACGACGTCAGTTTCTCCTATGTCCCCGGCGCGCCCGTCCTGAAGAACGTCTCCCTGGATGCGCGGCCGGGCCAGGTCATCGCGCTGATCGGACCGACCGGCGCCGGCAAGACGACGATCGTCAACCTGCTGACCCGCTTCTATGAGATCGATTCCGGACGCATTACGATCGACGGTCAGGATATCCGCAAAATCAAAAAAGAGGACCTGCGCCGCCAGCTCGGCATCGTCCTGCAAGATACGTTTCTCTTCACCGGGACCGTCCGCGACAACATCAAATACGGCCGCCTGGAAGCCACGAACGACGAAGTGACGGCGGCGGCGAAGCTCGCCAACGCCGACGTCTTTATCCGCCGCCTGCCCGGCGCCTACGACACCGTGCTGTCCGAGCGAGGCGGCAATCTCAGCCAGGGCCAGCGCCAGCTTCTCGCCATCGCCCGCGCGATCCTCGCCGATCCGCGCATCCTGATCCTCGACGAAGCCACCAGCAGCGTCGACACCCGCACCGAGAAGCACATCCAGGAGGCGATGCTGCGACTCATGCATGGCCGCACCAGCTTCGTCATCGCCCACCGCCTGAGCACGATCCGGGAAGCGGACCAGATCCTCGTGATCAACCGGGGCGAGATCATCGAGCGCGGGAACCACGTCGAGCTGGTGGCGCAAAACGGATTCTACGCACGCCTCAGCGCCAACCAGTTCCAGGCTACGGCCGATGACGCGCCGCCCGTCTCGCTCGTCAAATAA
- a CDS encoding type II secretion system protein codes for MHHSSHSKRTISVQGFTLIELLVVIAIIAILAAILFPVFAKAREKARQISCISNLKQIGLGLAQYSQDFDETLPYARIDGIAGGPAPWQAAIYSYVKSTQVFKCPDNPANVTINNTPNTDRGYPAIPVSYVCVGGSDINGAASFFGGPVVMPYFVPGVPGLDPAPAAIAQLVSPATTIAVGETRAAGATPRADPEFWTDDNDMRMQGHTGQTNFLFADYHAKSMKPTATLTPTVNMWNVNNTIPNNNNLSNALAAAQANTGDGF; via the coding sequence ATGCATCACTCTTCTCACTCAAAGCGCACAATATCCGTCCAAGGCTTCACTCTGATCGAACTCCTCGTCGTCATCGCTATCATCGCGATTCTTGCCGCAATTCTGTTTCCGGTCTTCGCCAAAGCGCGTGAAAAGGCCCGCCAGATCTCCTGCATTTCCAATTTGAAGCAGATCGGATTGGGACTTGCCCAGTACTCGCAGGATTTCGATGAGACGCTGCCTTATGCGCGGATAGACGGCATTGCGGGCGGCCCCGCGCCGTGGCAGGCCGCCATCTACTCTTACGTCAAGAGCACGCAGGTCTTCAAGTGTCCCGATAACCCGGCGAATGTGACCATCAACAACACCCCGAACACCGATCGCGGCTATCCGGCGATCCCCGTTTCATATGTCTGCGTCGGCGGCAGCGACATCAATGGCGCGGCCAGCTTCTTTGGCGGCCCTGTGGTGATGCCGTACTTCGTGCCCGGCGTCCCCGGCTTGGATCCCGCGCCGGCGGCGATCGCACAGCTCGTTTCGCCGGCGACGACCATCGCCGTCGGAGAAACGCGCGCCGCCGGAGCGACGCCGCGCGCCGACCCGGAGTTCTGGACTGATGATAACGACATGCGTATGCAGGGCCACACCGGCCAAACCAACTTCCTGTTCGCCGATTATCACGCCAAGTCCATGAAGCCGACGGCGACGCTGACGCCGACGGTCAACATGTGGAACGTAAACAATACGATTCCCAACAACAACAACCTCTCCAACGCGCTCGCGGCCGCGCAGGCGAATACGGGCGACGGTTTCTGA
- a CDS encoding fascin domain-containing protein, which translates to MNRLTSLRRTPILAAAPLALALCLLPPPHAANAALLVPGASICLQDTANGKYVCADNFGANPLVANRSTAAAWESFTVLDAGGGNIALRSQINGEYVCADNAGASPLIANRTAFGPWETFTEINAGGGHIALRAMANSKYVSANNSSNNLVASSTSIGSWESFSVQTMPVTVSPKVYYGTMHGWQDLLNSPSQWTYVRANVDGFYANFIQLLPTVGNPGAMCSQLAPLMTHKNAYFESDSRYTGLGGFPNGGQYTLSTEAQEMNELLNAGFNITYTSLNYGVDNDKLSQCRTLGLPSGAIRPCLAQNGPWLFGGDINQNVQNNPSIRNDIGRTEGQSTDGPMDLWVSNNGQMQQGSVSVVKYARNLGKLSMVMVSPGDLPAAQWLSAAQQCIRYHENQGATPEIWADYAYDTQTPTLPESNSDGSAANTTTGVAYWLIHHVTDPAHWARLTLPNTRGLRTCSAPTTLSASARAQMAATGTTPLERTEADLYVPTTRLANGRRAATRVIDLTLRNESQWLDLSPVLRAEIDDPGRQWTVGFRMGGKDITEAVAEKDGFAFLKDQRLWPSASKKLQLVLTCANPAKAHPVTVRIGLLANPSRPDKLNEMLTIHGSTTNNAAAMASAAIAHP; encoded by the coding sequence ATGAACCGTCTCACAAGCCTCCGGCGTACGCCGATTCTGGCTGCGGCGCCGCTGGCGCTAGCCCTCTGTCTCCTGCCTCCCCCGCACGCGGCGAACGCCGCGCTGCTGGTTCCGGGGGCCAGTATTTGCCTTCAGGATACGGCGAATGGGAAGTATGTCTGCGCGGATAACTTCGGCGCCAACCCGCTGGTCGCCAATCGCTCCACCGCCGCCGCGTGGGAATCGTTCACCGTGCTGGACGCGGGGGGAGGCAATATCGCGCTGCGCTCGCAGATCAATGGCGAGTATGTGTGCGCCGACAATGCCGGAGCGAGCCCCCTCATCGCCAACCGCACGGCGTTCGGGCCGTGGGAGACATTTACGGAGATCAACGCGGGCGGCGGACATATCGCCCTGCGCGCCATGGCGAACTCCAAGTATGTCAGCGCGAACAACTCCAGCAATAACCTCGTCGCCAGCAGCACATCGATCGGCTCGTGGGAATCGTTCAGCGTGCAGACCATGCCCGTGACGGTATCGCCGAAGGTGTACTACGGGACGATGCATGGCTGGCAGGATCTGCTCAACAGCCCCAGCCAGTGGACTTACGTTCGCGCCAATGTGGACGGCTTCTACGCCAACTTCATCCAGCTTCTTCCCACGGTGGGGAATCCCGGCGCGATGTGCAGCCAGCTCGCGCCGCTGATGACGCATAAAAACGCGTACTTCGAATCGGATTCGCGCTACACGGGCCTGGGCGGCTTCCCCAACGGCGGCCAGTACACGCTCTCGACCGAAGCCCAGGAGATGAACGAACTGCTGAATGCCGGCTTCAACATTACCTACACCAGCCTCAACTATGGCGTCGACAACGACAAGCTCAGCCAGTGCCGAACCCTTGGCCTTCCGAGCGGGGCGATCCGCCCATGCCTCGCGCAGAACGGCCCCTGGCTGTTTGGCGGCGACATCAACCAGAATGTCCAGAATAACCCTTCTATCCGCAACGACATTGGGCGCACGGAGGGACAGTCCACGGATGGACCGATGGACCTGTGGGTCAGCAATAACGGACAGATGCAGCAGGGCAGCGTGTCCGTCGTCAAATACGCGCGCAATCTTGGTAAGCTGTCGATGGTGATGGTTTCTCCGGGAGACCTACCCGCCGCTCAGTGGCTGTCCGCGGCCCAGCAGTGTATCCGGTACCATGAAAACCAGGGGGCGACGCCCGAGATTTGGGCGGACTACGCGTACGACACGCAGACCCCGACCCTGCCTGAATCGAACTCCGACGGCTCGGCGGCCAACACGACGACCGGCGTCGCCTACTGGCTGATCCACCACGTCACCGACCCCGCGCACTGGGCGCGCCTCACGCTCCCCAACACGCGCGGCCTGCGCACATGCTCCGCGCCGACCACCCTCTCCGCGTCGGCCCGCGCCCAGATGGCCGCCACGGGAACGACGCCGCTGGAGCGCACGGAAGCGGATCTCTACGTGCCGACGACCCGCTTGGCGAACGGCCGCCGCGCGGCGACACGGGTGATCGATCTGACTCTGCGCAATGAAAGCCAGTGGCTGGACCTGAGCCCGGTCCTGCGCGCCGAGATCGACGATCCCGGGCGTCAATGGACCGTGGGCTTCCGAATGGGAGGCAAGGACATTACGGAGGCGGTCGCCGAAAAGGACGGCTTCGCCTTCCTCAAAGACCAGCGGCTGTGGCCCAGCGCCAGCAAAAAGCTTCAGCTCGTGCTGACGTGCGCCAATCCCGCGAAGGCGCATCCCGTCACCGTCCGGATCGGCCTGCTGGCGAACCCATCGCGGCCGGACAAACTCAATGAGATGCTGACGATTCACGGCTCGACGACAAACAACGCGGCGGCGATGGCCTCCGCCGCCATCGCCCATCCATAA